A single Nostoc sp. PCC 7107 DNA region contains:
- a CDS encoding AAA-like domain-containing protein produces MIPYQYQVGGSLPQDAPTYVKRQADDDLYAGLQAGEFCYVLNSRQMGKSSLRVRVMRRLQDEGFACAAVDITAIGTDDITPEQWYAGVIDTLVGYFNLYTDFDLENWWNENNLLSPVQHFSKFIETVLLAKISDKIVIFIDEIDSILSLAFNLDDFFAVIRDCYNRRADKPEYNRVTFALIGVSTPSDLIQDKGRTPFNIGRAIDLTGFNLDEAEPLARGLADVGNPQDVMAAVLGWTGGQPFLTQKVCKLLVAECGEESKIQNPKSEIAEWVESVVRKQIIENWEGQDEPEHLKTILYRITRSGEVRTGRLLGLYQQILQQGEIATDDSAEQIELRLSGLVVRREGKLRVYNRIYAEVFNSLWCEQLLANLRPYSDAFNAWKAADYQDESRLLRGKALKEALAWRIGKSLTDVDDRFLDASQDLEKRELQKSLETEEQAKQVLAEANRKAYQRIRIGSLVLGFAVVGAIASFIVTQYSLELSKNAVIAKETATKEANAAKEDLKKAQAATELTKTEKEQILKQKSLAEKSLTVAENKVKLAQQTLDKANAQYQQARTQAQQATDQKYKARKQALTAQQQRAAAEKQRQDAIAGLDIAKRERETALTATQLEQEGTNALREFRTAREIEGLLLAVRSGEELKTLVKDKKSLADYPAYSPLFSLQTILLDIREINRLEGHSDWVSSVVFSPDGKTLASASVDKTIKLWNRETGKVISTLEGHSDWVRSVVFSPDGKTLASASVDKTIKLWNRETGKVISTLEGHGDSVISVVFSPDGKTLASASVDKTIKLWNRETGKVISTLEGHGDSVISVVFSPDGKTLASASVDKTIKLWNRETGKVISTLEGHGDSVISVVFSPDGKTLASASGDKTIKLWNRETGKVISTLEGHGDWVRSVVFSPDGKTLASASGDKTIKLWNRETGKVISTLEGHGDSVISVVFSPDGKTLASASVDKTIKLWNRETGKVISTLEGHGDWVRSVVFSPDGKTLASASVDKTIKLWNLDLDDLLAQGCSWLKGYLISHDDAPRVCGK; encoded by the coding sequence ATGATTCCATACCAGTACCAAGTCGGGGGTAGTTTACCCCAAGATGCGCCAACTTATGTTAAGCGACAAGCTGACGATGATTTGTATGCAGGCTTGCAGGCTGGAGAATTTTGTTATGTGCTGAATTCGCGGCAAATGGGGAAATCTAGCTTGCGGGTGCGGGTGATGCGGCGGTTGCAAGATGAGGGGTTTGCTTGTGCGGCGGTGGATATTACAGCAATTGGGACGGATGATATTACGCCAGAACAATGGTATGCCGGGGTAATAGATACGTTAGTGGGATATTTTAATCTTTATACTGATTTTGATTTAGAAAATTGGTGGAATGAGAACAATTTACTTTCACCAGTGCAGCATTTTAGTAAGTTTATTGAAACGGTTTTATTAGCAAAAATTTCAGACAAGATTGTTATTTTTATTGATGAAATTGATAGTATTTTAAGTCTGGCATTTAATTTGGATGATTTTTTTGCAGTCATTCGAGATTGTTATAACCGCCGGGCTGATAAACCAGAATATAACCGCGTTACTTTTGCTTTAATTGGTGTGTCTACGCCTTCGGATTTGATTCAAGATAAGGGACGCACGCCTTTTAATATTGGTCGCGCCATTGATTTAACAGGGTTTAATTTAGATGAGGCGGAACCCTTGGCGCGGGGTTTAGCAGATGTGGGAAATCCCCAAGATGTTATGGCGGCGGTGTTGGGGTGGACGGGGGGACAGCCGTTTTTGACGCAGAAGGTTTGTAAGTTGTTGGTTGCAGAGTGTGGAGAAGAATCTAAAATCCAAAATCCAAAATCTGAAATTGCAGAGTGGGTGGAAAGTGTAGTCAGAAAGCAGATTATTGAGAATTGGGAAGGGCAAGATGAGCCGGAACATTTGAAGACGATTTTATATAGAATTACTCGCAGTGGTGAGGTGCGGACTGGGCGGTTGTTGGGGTTGTATCAACAGATTTTGCAGCAGGGAGAAATTGCCACTGATGACAGTGCAGAACAAATAGAACTGCGGTTGAGTGGGTTGGTGGTGAGGCGCGAGGGAAAGTTGCGAGTTTATAACCGCATCTATGCAGAGGTGTTTAACTCGCTGTGGTGTGAGCAGTTGTTGGCGAATTTGCGTCCTTATTCTGATGCTTTTAATGCTTGGAAGGCTGCTGATTATCAAGATGAATCGCGGTTGTTGCGGGGAAAGGCTTTGAAAGAGGCTTTAGCTTGGCGAATTGGCAAAAGTTTAACTGATGTAGATGATCGGTTTTTGGATGCTAGTCAGGATTTAGAGAAGCGCGAACTGCAAAAAAGCCTGGAAACAGAGGAACAAGCAAAGCAGGTTTTAGCAGAGGCGAACCGCAAAGCTTATCAAAGGATTCGTATTGGTTCTTTGGTGCTAGGTTTTGCTGTGGTGGGGGCAATCGCATCTTTTATTGTCACTCAATATAGTCTTGAATTATCTAAGAATGCTGTTATAGCAAAGGAAACAGCTACAAAAGAAGCGAATGCTGCTAAGGAAGATTTAAAAAAAGCTCAAGCAGCAACCGAACTAACCAAGACAGAAAAAGAACAGATATTAAAACAAAAATCTTTAGCAGAGAAGAGTTTAACGGTTGCTGAGAACAAGGTAAAACTAGCACAGCAAACATTAGATAAAGCTAATGCACAGTACCAACAAGCACGGACACAGGCACAACAAGCAACTGACCAGAAGTATAAAGCACGAAAACAAGCCCTAACTGCTCAACAGCAGCGTGCAGCAGCAGAAAAGCAGCGTCAAGATGCCATTGCTGGTTTAGATATAGCCAAAAGAGAGCGTGAAACTGCCCTGACAGCTACGCAACTGGAGCAAGAAGGCACAAATGCCCTGCGGGAGTTTAGAACTGCTAGAGAAATTGAGGGATTGCTATTAGCAGTGCGGAGTGGGGAAGAACTCAAAACTTTAGTTAAGGATAAAAAATCTTTAGCAGATTACCCTGCATATAGCCCATTGTTTAGTTTACAGACTATTCTGCTAGATATTCGAGAAATAAATCGTTTAGAAGGTCATAGCGATTGGGTCAGTAGTGTGGTGTTCAGCCCGGACGGTAAAACCTTAGCCTCCGCCAGTGTTGACAAGACAATCAAACTGTGGAATCGGGAGACAGGGAAAGTTATCTCCACCTTAGAAGGTCATAGCGATTGGGTCAGGAGTGTGGTGTTCAGCCCGGACGGTAAAACCTTAGCCTCCGCCAGTGTTGACAAGACAATCAAACTGTGGAATCGGGAGACAGGGAAAGTTATCTCCACCTTAGAAGGTCATGGCGATTCGGTCATTAGTGTGGTGTTCAGCCCGGACGGTAAAACCTTAGCCTCTGCCAGTGTTGACAAGACAATCAAACTGTGGAATCGGGAGACAGGGAAAGTTATCTCCACCTTAGAAGGTCATGGCGATTCGGTCATTAGTGTGGTGTTCAGCCCGGACGGTAAAACCCTAGCCTCTGCCAGTGTTGACAAGACAATCAAACTGTGGAATCGGGAGACAGGGAAAGTTATCTCCACCTTAGAAGGTCATGGCGATTCGGTCATTAGTGTGGTGTTCAGCCCGGACGGTAAAACCCTAGCCTCTGCCAGTGGTGACAAGACAATCAAACTGTGGAATCGGGAGACAGGGAAAGTTATCTCCACCTTAGAAGGTCATGGCGATTGGGTCAGGAGTGTGGTGTTCAGCCCGGACGGTAAAACCTTAGCCTCTGCCAGTGGTGACAAGACAATCAAACTGTGGAATCGGGAGACAGGGAAAGTTATCTCCACCTTAGAAGGTCATGGCGATTCGGTCATTAGTGTGGTGTTCAGCCCGGACGGTAAAACCTTAGCCTCTGCCAGTGTTGACAAGACAATCAAACTGTGGAATCGGGAGACAGGGAAAGTTATCTCCACCTTAGAAGGTCATGGCGATTGGGTCAGGAGTGTGGTGTTCAGCCCGGACGGTAAAACCTTAGCCTCCGCCAGTGTTGACAAGACAATCAAACTGTGGAATTTGGATCTTGATGATTTACTGGCGCAGGGTTGCAGTTGGCTGAAGGGTTATTTGATTAGTCATGATGATGCGCCAAGGGTGTGTGGGAAGTAG